One genomic segment of Gorilla gorilla gorilla isolate KB3781 chromosome 23, NHGRI_mGorGor1-v2.1_pri, whole genome shotgun sequence includes these proteins:
- the UPK3A gene encoding uroplakin-3a, whose protein sequence is MPPFWALLALGCLRFGSAVNLQPQLASVTFATNNPTLTTVALEKPLCMFDSKEALTGTHEVYLYVLVDSAISRNASVQDSTNTPLGSTFLQTEGGRTGPYKAVAFDLIPCSDLPSLDAIGDVSQASQILNAYLVRVGANRTCLWDPNFQGLCNPPLSAATEYRFKYVLVNMSTGLVEDQTLWSDPIRTNQLTPYSTIDTWPGRRSGGMIVITSILGSLPFFLLVGFAGAIALSLVDMGSSDGETTHDSQITQEAVPKSLGASESSYTSVNQGPPLDRAEVYSSKLQD, encoded by the exons ATGCCTCCGTTCTGGGCCCTGCTGGCCCTCGGCTGCCTGCGGTTCGGCTCGG CTGTGAACCTGCAGCCCCAACTGGCCAGTGTGACCTTCGCCACCAACAACCCCACACTTACCACTGTGGCTTTGGAAAAGCCTCTCTGCATGTTCGACAGCAAAGAGGCCCTCACTGGCACCCACGAGGTCTACCTGTATGTCCTGGTCGACTCAG CCATTTCCAGGAATGCCTCAGTGCAAGACAGCACCAACACCCCACTGGGCTCAACGTTCCTACAAACAGAGGGTGGGAGGACAGGTCCCTACAAAGCCGTGGCCTTTGACCTGATCCCCTGCAGTGACCTGCCCAGCCTGGATGCCATTGGGGATGTGTCCCAGGCCTCACAGATCCTGAATGCCTACCTGGTCAGGGTGGGTGCCAACAGGACCTGCCTGTGGGATCCCAACTTCCAGGGCCTCTGTAACCCACCCCTGTCGGCAGCCACGGAGTACAG gttcaagtatGTCCTGGTCAATATGTCCACGGGCTTGGTAGAGGACCAGACCCTGTGGTCGGACCCCATCCGCACCAACCAGC TCACCCCATACTCGACGATCGACACGTGGCCAGGCCGGCGGAGCGGAGGCATGATCGTCATCACTTCCATCCTGGGCTCCCTGCCCTTCTTTCTACTTGTGGGTTTTGCTGGCGCCATTGCCCTCAGCCTCGT GGACATGGGGAGTTCTGATGGGGAAACGACTCACGACTCCCAGATCACTCAGGAGGCTGTTCCCAAGTCGCTGGGGGCCTCGGAGTCTTCCTACACGTCCGTGAACCAGGGGCCGCCACTGGACAGGGCTGAGGTGTATTCCAGCAAGCTCCAGGACTGA